One part of the Mailhella massiliensis genome encodes these proteins:
- the rplO gene encoding 50S ribosomal protein L15 — protein sequence MRLNDLYPFPEERKGRKRVGRGAGSGLGGTSGKAGSGLGGTSGKGHKGQNARSGGGVRPGFEGGQMPLQRRLPKRGFKNYLFKVTYEVINLDRLLAAFPDQKEITLEDIYSRGLVKSALVKILGEGEVTRPVSIEAFRFSQSAKDKILAAGGEVKELLADEEPATSEE from the coding sequence ATGAGACTTAACGATCTGTATCCTTTCCCTGAAGAACGCAAGGGCCGCAAGCGCGTCGGCCGCGGCGCCGGTTCCGGCCTCGGCGGCACTTCCGGCAAGGCCGGTTCCGGCCTCGGCGGCACTTCCGGCAAGGGCCACAAGGGCCAGAACGCCCGTTCCGGCGGCGGTGTCCGCCCCGGCTTCGAAGGCGGCCAGATGCCCCTGCAGCGCCGTCTGCCCAAGCGTGGCTTCAAGAACTATCTGTTCAAGGTGACCTACGAAGTCATTAACCTCGATCGTCTTCTGGCGGCCTTCCCCGATCAGAAGGAAATCACCCTGGAAGACATCTACAGCCGCGGTCTGGTCAAGAGCGCTCTCGTCAAGATCCTTGGCGAAGGCGAAGTGACCCGTCCCGTCAGCATCGAAGCCTTCCGCTTCAGCCAGTCCGCCAAGGACAAGATCCTTGCGGCCGGCGGCGAAGTGAAGGAACTTCTCGCCGACGAAGAACCCGCTACCTCCGAGGAATAA
- the rpmD gene encoding 50S ribosomal protein L30 has product MSEIKVKLIKSRIGTTPAQKKVLDAMGLRRREMEKTLKDNAATRGMIASVSHLVEVIA; this is encoded by the coding sequence ATGTCTGAAATCAAGGTGAAGCTCATCAAAAGCCGCATCGGTACGACCCCTGCCCAGAAGAAGGTTCTGGACGCCATGGGCCTGCGCCGTCGTGAGATGGAAAAAACCCTTAAGGATAACGCCGCCACCCGCGGCATGATCGCCAGCGTGTCCCACCTGGTTGAGGTCATTGCATAA
- the rpsE gene encoding 30S ribosomal protein S5: protein MEQQQQTQQDSGYIEKIVSLNRVAKVVKGGRRFSFSALIVVGDGKGSVGYGLGKAQEVPEALRKATERARKSMVQVPLVEGTLPYEVLGRFGAGRVLLKPASRGTGIIAGGAVRAVMEAAGVTDVLAKAIGTNNPHNVLRAAVAGLSSLRSAEEVSEVRGKKLEAPRK, encoded by the coding sequence ATGGAACAGCAGCAGCAAACGCAGCAGGATTCCGGCTACATTGAAAAGATCGTTAGTCTGAACCGTGTTGCCAAGGTCGTGAAGGGTGGCCGTCGTTTCAGCTTCAGCGCCCTCATCGTCGTTGGCGACGGCAAGGGCAGTGTCGGCTACGGCCTCGGCAAGGCTCAGGAAGTGCCTGAAGCCCTGCGCAAGGCTACCGAACGCGCCCGCAAGTCCATGGTTCAGGTTCCCCTGGTGGAAGGCACCCTGCCTTATGAAGTGCTTGGCCGCTTCGGCGCAGGCCGCGTCCTCCTGAAGCCCGCTTCCCGTGGTACCGGCATCATCGCCGGCGGCGCCGTCCGCGCCGTCATGGAAGCCGCCGGCGTCACCGACGTGCTTGCCAAGGCCATCGGCACCAACAACCCGCACAACGTCCTTCGCGCCGCCGTGGCCGGCCTGAGCTCCCTGCGCAGCGCCGAGGAAGTGTCCGAAGTGCGCGGTAAGAAACTGGAAGCCCCCCGCAAGTAG
- the rplR gene encoding 50S ribosomal protein L18, with translation MILSKNESRKRRKVHIRKKISGTVERPRLVVYRSNLHIYAQVVDDASGNTLVATSTLALSKGGEKASCNKAGAELVGKEIARLALEKDIHKVVFDRNGYLYHGRVKAVAEGAREGGLEF, from the coding sequence ATGATTCTTTCCAAGAATGAAAGCCGGAAGCGCCGCAAGGTGCATATCCGGAAGAAGATTTCCGGCACGGTCGAAAGACCCCGTCTGGTTGTGTACCGTTCCAACCTGCATATCTACGCCCAGGTTGTGGATGATGCGTCCGGCAACACGCTGGTGGCCACTTCCACCCTCGCTCTTTCCAAGGGCGGTGAGAAGGCCTCCTGCAACAAGGCCGGCGCGGAACTCGTGGGCAAGGAAATTGCCCGCCTGGCCCTGGAGAAGGACATCCATAAGGTTGTCTTCGATCGTAACGGCTATCTGTATCATGGTCGCGTGAAGGCTGTTGCCGAAGGCGCCCGTGAAGGCGGCCTCGAATTCTAG
- the rplF gene encoding 50S ribosomal protein L6: MSRIGKQPIELPKGVEVKLGEDMVEVKGPKGTLQTPICSLLNYELADGHLTITRKDDTRESNAQHGLRRTLIANCVEGVSKGFSKTLEVIGVGFKVAVKGNIIDLSVGYSHPVLIELPKGLEAKAEGTKLTISGIDKELVGEFAARIRRVREPEPYKGKGIKYENEIIRRKAGKSGGKGK, translated from the coding sequence ATGTCGAGAATAGGTAAACAGCCCATCGAGCTTCCCAAGGGTGTGGAAGTTAAGTTGGGTGAAGATATGGTCGAAGTGAAAGGCCCCAAAGGGACCCTGCAGACTCCGATTTGCAGCCTGCTGAACTACGAACTCGCCGATGGTCACCTCACCATCACCCGCAAGGACGATACCCGCGAGAGCAACGCTCAGCACGGCCTGCGCCGTACCCTCATCGCCAACTGCGTGGAAGGTGTGAGCAAGGGGTTCTCCAAGACTCTCGAAGTCATCGGCGTGGGCTTCAAGGTGGCCGTGAAGGGCAACATCATTGACCTTTCCGTCGGTTACTCCCACCCCGTGCTGATCGAGCTTCCCAAGGGTCTGGAAGCCAAGGCGGAAGGCACCAAGCTCACCATTTCCGGTATTGACAAGGAACTGGTGGGCGAGTTCGCCGCCCGCATCCGCCGTGTGCGCGAGCCCGAACCCTACAAGGGCAAGGGCATCAAGTATGAAAACGAAATCATCCGTCGCAAGGCCGGTAAGTCCGGCGGCAAGGGCAAATAG